The following proteins come from a genomic window of Pseudomonas sp. Z8(2022):
- a CDS encoding zonular occludens toxin domain-containing protein: MFVLRTGLQGNGKTLNTIKEVDAKAAKEGRPVYYHNIRGFDPNAEVLEAVWQEFDDPQKWYELPQNAMIVIDEAQTFFRVRPAGSAVPAYASALETMRHRGHELHCITQNPGLIDTHFRKLCNSHIHYVRGHKGKVIKRWEFERVNMDVEKKNDFSDGQATRILLDKKYFGVYQSVAEGSEHHMKFKPPRALFVFIACIIGIAYFGYGIYERRIAPPKPQADPVEQTRATSPTGEPVAQQPAPNNSAPLSPEEYIAMRVPRLPDVPSSAPIYDEITRPVTYPRLSCMYSTDPEMVARNHKRLTLGYRDGKVYGCRCNTQQGTRAVVSFEACMAYVEEGAFDPAKPDHLPDPNGQIAQTQPEQQPPPNQPSRPAPSASANAPVGAAWPSLSGYQGAL; encoded by the coding sequence ATGTTCGTCCTGCGCACGGGTCTGCAGGGCAACGGCAAGACCCTCAACACCATCAAGGAAGTAGACGCCAAAGCCGCGAAAGAAGGCCGCCCGGTCTACTACCACAACATCCGCGGCTTCGACCCGAACGCCGAAGTGCTGGAGGCGGTCTGGCAAGAGTTCGACGATCCGCAGAAATGGTACGAACTGCCGCAGAACGCGATGATCGTCATCGACGAAGCGCAGACCTTCTTCCGGGTGCGTCCTGCTGGATCTGCCGTGCCTGCCTACGCCAGCGCCCTGGAAACCATGCGCCATCGCGGCCATGAGCTGCACTGCATCACCCAGAACCCCGGCCTGATCGACACCCACTTCCGCAAGCTGTGCAACTCGCATATCCACTACGTGCGAGGCCACAAGGGCAAGGTCATCAAGCGCTGGGAGTTCGAGCGCGTGAACATGGACGTCGAGAAGAAGAACGACTTCAGCGACGGCCAGGCCACGCGCATCCTGCTCGATAAGAAGTACTTCGGCGTGTACCAGTCCGTGGCTGAAGGCTCTGAACATCACATGAAGTTCAAGCCGCCTCGGGCGCTGTTCGTCTTTATCGCCTGCATCATCGGCATCGCCTACTTTGGCTATGGCATCTATGAACGGCGCATAGCCCCGCCCAAGCCCCAGGCCGACCCCGTCGAACAGACGCGCGCCACGTCACCGACCGGCGAACCCGTGGCGCAACAGCCAGCCCCGAACAACAGCGCGCCCCTATCGCCTGAAGAGTACATAGCCATGCGGGTGCCGCGCCTGCCCGATGTACCCAGCTCGGCGCCGATCTACGACGAAATCACCCGGCCCGTCACCTATCCACGCCTGTCCTGCATGTACTCGACCGACCCTGAAATGGTGGCCAGGAACCACAAGCGACTCACCCTCGGCTACCGCGACGGGAAGGTCTACGGCTGTCGCTGCAACACCCAACAGGGCACCCGAGCGGTGGTGTCCTTCGAAGCCTGCATGGCCTACGTCGAAGAAGGCGCGTTCGATCCTGCAAAGCCTGATCACCTGCCCGATCCGAACGGCCAGATTGCTCAGACACAGCCAGAGCAACAGCCTCCCCCAAACCAGCCCTCGCGCCCTGCCCCTTCTGCCAGCGCTAACGCACCGGTAGGCGCTGCATGGCCGTCGCTGAGCGGCTATCAGGGTGCCCTGTGA
- a CDS encoding crotonase/enoyl-CoA hydratase family protein, translating to MSDLISYQLEDGIATLTLSNGKVNAISPDVIAAFNAALDRAEQDRAVVIITGQPGILSGGYDLKVMTSGPQNAINLVAAGSTLARRMLAHPFPIIVACPGHAVAKGAFILLSSDYRIGVEGPFSIGLNEVQIGMTMHHVGIELARDRLHKSAFHRSVINGEMFDPAGALDAGFLDKVVPAEQLLATAQAAAQQMKKINMTAHKNTKLKVRKALLETLDAAIEMDKQHLL from the coding sequence ATGAGCGACCTGATCAGCTATCAACTCGAAGATGGCATCGCCACCCTCACCCTGAGCAATGGCAAGGTGAACGCGATCTCGCCTGACGTGATCGCCGCCTTCAATGCTGCGCTCGATCGCGCCGAGCAGGATCGCGCCGTCGTCATCATCACCGGGCAACCGGGCATTCTTTCCGGTGGCTACGACCTTAAGGTGATGACCTCAGGTCCGCAGAACGCGATCAACTTGGTAGCAGCTGGTTCGACTCTGGCGCGGCGTATGCTCGCCCACCCCTTTCCGATCATCGTGGCCTGCCCTGGCCATGCCGTAGCCAAGGGAGCCTTCATCCTGCTGTCCAGCGATTACCGTATCGGCGTCGAAGGCCCGTTCAGCATCGGCCTGAACGAAGTGCAGATCGGCATGACCATGCACCACGTCGGTATCGAACTGGCCCGTGATCGCCTGCACAAGTCGGCCTTCCATCGCTCGGTGATCAATGGCGAGATGTTCGACCCTGCAGGTGCCCTGGATGCCGGCTTTCTGGACAAGGTGGTACCGGCCGAGCAACTTCTGGCCACCGCCCAGGCTGCAGCGCAGCAGATGAAGAAGATCAACATGACCGCACACAAGAACACCAAACTGAAAGTGCGCAAGGCGCTGCTGGAAACGCTCGACGCGGCCATCGAAATGGACAAGCAGCACCTGCTGTAA
- a CDS encoding transcriptional regulator, which yields MLDVLQLKHRVNRMPLERVREMVEELLLEGIVTENRTPFNRQHFNTCFAEIEALLQRAGYHRQLDVVGYQGLAYALFDPARWEAVEVLRWLRDYVEEAQVQPAS from the coding sequence ATGCTGGACGTACTGCAGCTGAAACACCGAGTGAACCGCATGCCGCTGGAGCGTGTTCGTGAGATGGTCGAGGAGTTGCTGCTCGAAGGCATCGTTACCGAGAACCGCACGCCCTTTAACCGTCAGCATTTCAACACCTGCTTCGCCGAGATCGAAGCGCTGCTGCAGCGTGCTGGTTATCACCGGCAGCTGGATGTGGTCGGCTATCAGGGATTGGCTTACGCGCTGTTCGATCCGGCTCGCTGGGAGGCCGTCGAAGTGCTGCGCTGGCTGCGCGATTATGTCGAAGAAGCCCAGGTGCAGCCGGCATCCTGA
- the pflM gene encoding lysogeny maintenance protein PflM, with protein sequence MKSLSQYVRQPHADNCDCSVCWSRRAMVQPEACPSTPCSHCRPVHVLRDLLTGRWQVKPAFICAKHKPPRRPPAFWSVAYQTATSVPTDEFPF encoded by the coding sequence ATGAAAAGCCTGAGCCAGTACGTTCGCCAGCCGCACGCCGACAACTGCGACTGCTCTGTGTGCTGGTCCCGACGCGCGATGGTTCAACCCGAAGCCTGCCCGTCCACACCATGCAGCCATTGCCGCCCCGTGCACGTCTTAAGGGACTTATTGACCGGACGTTGGCAAGTGAAGCCGGCTTTCATCTGCGCGAAACACAAGCCACCGCGCCGACCGCCAGCGTTCTGGAGCGTTGCCTATCAAACCGCCACCTCCGTACCAACGGACGAGTTTCCGTTCTAG
- a CDS encoding DNA-binding protein, with the protein MELEELEPSKLIGPQQDVETVESWADRNGLSYGTARAWAMKGVLPTVKLGKRRMVNSALLRSWLLEQEWTA; encoded by the coding sequence ATGGAACTGGAAGAGCTGGAACCTTCGAAGCTGATAGGCCCGCAACAGGACGTGGAAACCGTCGAGTCCTGGGCCGACCGAAACGGCCTTAGCTACGGCACCGCACGTGCCTGGGCAATGAAAGGCGTTCTCCCCACCGTAAAGCTAGGCAAGCGTCGCATGGTCAATAGCGCCCTGCTCCGCTCCTGGCTGCTGGAACAGGAGTGGACGGCATGA
- a CDS encoding DUF2523 domain-containing protein produces MPLLPLLATFLGSIVSGLVFRALASLGFAYVAYVGIGQLIDTVDGYVKGLFGAIPPPVAAILGMAKVDVAINIIIAAIIARLMLAGMDRVTGTITSLALLNKAGG; encoded by the coding sequence ATGCCACTACTACCACTGCTTGCCACCTTCCTCGGCTCCATCGTCTCCGGGCTGGTCTTCCGGGCGTTGGCCTCCCTGGGCTTTGCCTATGTCGCCTATGTCGGTATCGGCCAGCTGATCGACACCGTAGACGGCTACGTCAAAGGCCTGTTCGGTGCCATCCCGCCACCGGTCGCGGCCATCCTCGGCATGGCCAAGGTCGATGTAGCGATCAACATCATCATTGCCGCCATCATCGCCCGCCTGATGCTGGCCGGTATGGATCGCGTCACCGGCACCATCACCAGCCTCGCCCTGCTGAACAAGGCAGGTGGCTGA
- a CDS encoding major capsid protein: MQHLKTLRRSLGASAAVGLLAVQQAHAALPSGVTTALTDAQTDGVEVAGIVLGVIIAIAAFKFIRRAL; this comes from the coding sequence ATGCAACACCTGAAAACCCTGCGCCGCTCGCTCGGTGCTTCCGCCGCTGTTGGCCTGCTGGCCGTACAGCAAGCCCATGCAGCCCTGCCGTCCGGCGTGACCACTGCCCTCACTGATGCGCAGACCGATGGCGTCGAGGTCGCGGGCATCGTCCTCGGCGTGATCATCGCCATCGCCGCCTTCAAGTTCATCCGCCGCGCGCTGTAA
- a CDS encoding phospholipase D family protein codes for MARFLNTSATNYFLEELIKNAKERLVLISPFLKLNDRIKELLIDKDRLKIDVRIVYGKSELQPEEIRWLNELAYVRTSFCKNLHAKCYLNEELCIIGSLNLYEFSQVNNNEMGVLIERGSDIELYKDAYEEAQRIIRISEEVRISLERVSNDSEKDEDGSDDEKTTKLTSSKLGQRYKLKAAEFLEKMVELEYLELNGGKHQLTKKGVDIGGELKVSPKFGAYFLWPEDMKL; via the coding sequence ATGGCAAGATTTCTCAATACAAGCGCAACAAACTATTTTCTGGAAGAGCTGATCAAGAATGCCAAGGAAAGGCTGGTTCTCATAAGCCCATTTCTCAAGCTAAATGATCGAATAAAAGAACTTCTTATAGATAAAGATCGATTAAAAATCGATGTGCGCATTGTGTACGGTAAGAGCGAGCTTCAGCCGGAAGAGATACGATGGCTGAATGAGCTGGCATATGTACGAACTAGCTTCTGCAAAAATCTACATGCAAAGTGCTATTTGAATGAAGAGCTGTGCATTATTGGTAGCCTGAATTTGTATGAGTTTAGCCAGGTTAACAATAACGAAATGGGCGTACTGATTGAGCGCGGCTCAGATATTGAGCTGTATAAAGATGCCTATGAAGAAGCGCAGAGAATAATCAGGATCAGCGAAGAGGTTAGGATCAGTCTTGAGCGAGTCAGCAATGACTCCGAGAAGGATGAGGATGGCTCAGATGACGAGAAGACGACCAAGCTAACCTCTTCGAAACTAGGGCAGCGATACAAGCTAAAGGCAGCAGAGTTCCTAGAGAAAATGGTCGAGTTGGAATATCTAGAGTTGAATGGCGGCAAGCATCAACTAACAAAGAAAGGTGTGGATATTGGTGGTGAGCTCAAAGTAAGCCCGAAGTTTGGCGCTTATTTTTTGTGGCCTGAAGATATGAAATTGTAA
- a CDS encoding tyrosine-type recombinase/integrase — MAVEQLPDGRWKVDVEPIKGRRFRKTFKTKGEAQRFEATCRANCIDSPAWTPKPKDRRRLSELCARYHELHGHALADGAAILRTLQNLAKDLGDPIAVKLTGNAFCETRSALLKAGIQGKTLNNRLGYLKAMFNELHRLGDIDYPNPLAKVRPLRLQERPISFLSTCQIQELLEALDARTTSPALGLIARVCLSTGARWGEAQALTPERVRNGMVTFANTKSKRTRSIPIDNALEKALHVYFKRHGLFTNCMLTFSRVLEKTSIKLPAGQATHVLRHTFASHFVMRGGNILTLQKILGHTSLAMTMRYAHLSPDHLQDALTLNPLFDTSSTPAGS; from the coding sequence ATGGCTGTCGAGCAACTGCCTGACGGTCGCTGGAAAGTCGATGTCGAACCCATCAAGGGCCGCCGTTTCCGCAAGACCTTCAAAACCAAGGGTGAGGCTCAGCGCTTCGAAGCCACCTGCCGGGCCAACTGCATAGACTCGCCAGCGTGGACGCCAAAACCGAAAGACCGTCGCCGCCTCTCCGAACTCTGCGCCCGGTATCACGAGCTGCACGGCCATGCCCTGGCTGACGGTGCTGCGATCCTCCGCACCTTGCAGAACCTCGCTAAAGACCTGGGCGATCCCATCGCGGTCAAGCTCACCGGCAACGCCTTCTGTGAAACGCGAAGCGCACTGCTCAAGGCTGGCATCCAGGGCAAGACGCTGAACAACCGTCTCGGCTACCTGAAAGCCATGTTCAACGAGCTGCACCGACTGGGCGATATCGACTATCCGAACCCGTTGGCCAAGGTTCGCCCGCTACGTTTGCAGGAACGTCCTATCTCGTTCCTTTCTACCTGCCAGATCCAGGAACTGCTCGAAGCACTGGATGCCCGCACGACAAGCCCTGCCCTCGGCCTGATCGCTCGCGTCTGTCTGAGTACGGGTGCCCGATGGGGAGAAGCCCAGGCGCTGACACCTGAACGAGTGCGAAACGGCATGGTGACCTTTGCCAACACCAAGTCGAAGCGAACCCGGTCGATTCCTATCGATAACGCACTGGAGAAGGCACTACACGTCTACTTCAAGCGGCACGGTCTGTTCACCAACTGCATGCTGACCTTTAGCCGTGTACTGGAAAAGACCTCGATCAAGCTCCCGGCCGGCCAGGCCACGCACGTACTGCGGCACACCTTCGCCAGTCACTTCGTCATGCGGGGCGGGAACATTCTGACGCTACAGAAGATCCTGGGGCATACGTCTCTGGCAATGACCATGCGCTATGCGCACCTGTCGCCGGACCATCTGCAGGATGCATTGACCTTGAATCCGCTTTTCGACACTTCTTCGACACCTGCCGGAAGCTGA
- a CDS encoding virulence factor TspB C-terminal domain-related protein: MRQGGLPRIITALFVLLGVLFGGVSSAQAEVYYWVVSFPEPANTRYPSAVSACAANHQYYAAIHSASYEKLEHKTIKVSDTSFTCETLGFNRNPYSGQLEPYGRWSNSAQRRGDGCEGQNYNPQTGGCEAPSQCESKAGQDTTWSMLRPDLNGLGPIEHGCEAGCRIELGTSQCAPVSEGAETGVCWGVGKYTGAECQPGDNPTGGTPPTDPTDPTDPTDPPPDCGDDHVWSGTTCVPKPPEDCDPSTGEVCPPDDGDGEDGDGENGDGDGEGDGNGDGDGSGDDECDPATDPNQCKGAGGGDCDPKTDPNQCKGNDDCDPKTDPNQCIKPGVEGEACDTELKCTGDVIQCAILRANKNQICQWQYDEQIKRDIESELAGEDYQLEEKPIAVSGLFTEAVNKGRWLPQSCPSPQSFSVMGRSYSFSWEPACRFAQAIGPLIVALASIFFAVSIGRGIKGS; encoded by the coding sequence ATGCGCCAGGGTGGATTGCCACGGATTATCACTGCACTGTTTGTCCTGCTCGGCGTGCTGTTCGGTGGGGTGTCTTCAGCCCAGGCTGAAGTCTATTACTGGGTCGTCTCCTTCCCCGAGCCGGCAAACACCCGCTACCCAAGTGCGGTGTCCGCTTGTGCTGCGAACCATCAATATTACGCGGCCATCCATTCCGCCAGTTATGAAAAGCTCGAACACAAAACCATCAAGGTCAGTGACACGTCCTTTACGTGCGAGACACTCGGATTCAATCGCAACCCTTATAGTGGTCAACTTGAGCCGTATGGTCGGTGGAGCAACTCAGCTCAACGGCGAGGTGATGGCTGCGAGGGGCAAAACTACAACCCTCAAACGGGTGGGTGTGAAGCCCCCTCTCAATGCGAATCCAAGGCAGGCCAGGACACCACCTGGTCAATGCTGCGTCCCGACCTCAACGGCCTCGGTCCTATCGAACATGGTTGTGAGGCCGGTTGCCGTATCGAACTCGGCACCTCGCAATGTGCCCCGGTATCGGAAGGGGCTGAAACCGGCGTTTGCTGGGGGGTAGGCAAGTACACCGGCGCTGAATGCCAACCGGGCGATAACCCCACCGGCGGCACGCCTCCGACTGATCCGACAGATCCTACCGATCCAACTGACCCGCCCCCAGATTGCGGTGACGATCATGTGTGGTCGGGTACTACCTGCGTACCGAAGCCGCCCGAGGATTGCGACCCCAGCACTGGCGAAGTCTGTCCACCCGATGATGGTGACGGCGAAGACGGCGATGGTGAGAACGGCGACGGAGATGGCGAAGGTGACGGGAATGGAGACGGCGATGGCTCCGGGGATGACGAATGCGACCCCGCTACCGACCCGAATCAATGCAAGGGTGCGGGTGGTGGCGACTGCGATCCCAAGACCGATCCCAATCAATGCAAAGGTAATGATGACTGCGACCCCAAGACGGACCCGAACCAGTGCATCAAGCCCGGCGTTGAGGGTGAAGCCTGTGACACCGAGTTGAAGTGCACTGGCGACGTCATCCAGTGCGCCATCCTGCGCGCCAACAAGAACCAGATCTGCCAATGGCAATACGACGAACAGATCAAACGCGACATTGAGAGCGAGCTGGCCGGCGAGGACTACCAGCTTGAAGAGAAGCCCATCGCCGTCAGCGGCCTGTTTACCGAAGCCGTAAACAAAGGCCGCTGGCTGCCGCAGTCCTGCCCGTCTCCTCAGAGCTTTTCCGTCATGGGGCGCAGCTACTCGTTTAGCTGGGAACCCGCCTGCCGCTTCGCCCAAGCCATCGGCCCGCTGATTGTCGCCCTGGCTTCGATCTTCTTTGCAGTCTCCATCGGACGCGGAATCAAGGGGTCTTGA